One Weissella coleopterorum DNA segment encodes these proteins:
- the mgtE gene encoding magnesium transporter produces MINDELRNEIVPIYKRIVRDLEHGARDDFNLCFFDLHNYDQAKVYQALPPQLRHQLIEWVDPSDLADVFDLIEPEVVEEDQLLSEMTPRYAADVLNDMYIDNVVDVLDEMTEDKQEHYLQQLSTANATELRHLLSYEDQTAGALMTPEYVAIKSSASIVEALALVKQVAEESEQISYIYVVEQDKLIGVISLRSLIVHPDHEKVKDVMTQSLVTVLPNDDQEMVARLMADYDLVAMPVVNEQNKMLGIIMIDDILDVIEAENAEDYERFAGVHNLDLEESPFQSIMKRLPWLIILVFLGLGTASIINHYDQLVQKMSVLAVFISLITGTAGNAGTQALAVSIRRITLKEKKGIFRMFFTELLIGLSIGMITGGTILLVVWVWKANFLLGLAVGLAMAGAITVANLAGAFVPLLMESLKIDPAVASGPFISTLSDLTSVIIYFNIASWILNVWF; encoded by the coding sequence ATGATTAATGATGAATTAAGAAATGAAATTGTCCCAATTTACAAGCGTATTGTACGTGATCTGGAACATGGAGCACGCGACGACTTTAATTTGTGTTTTTTTGATTTACATAATTACGATCAAGCTAAAGTATATCAGGCATTACCTCCTCAATTGCGTCATCAACTGATCGAATGGGTTGATCCGTCAGATTTGGCGGATGTTTTTGATTTGATTGAACCAGAAGTTGTTGAAGAAGATCAATTGTTGTCTGAGATGACGCCTCGTTATGCGGCGGATGTTTTAAACGATATGTATATTGACAATGTAGTCGATGTCTTAGATGAAATGACTGAAGATAAGCAAGAACATTACTTGCAACAATTATCAACAGCTAATGCGACCGAATTACGTCATTTACTAAGCTATGAGGATCAAACTGCAGGAGCTTTGATGACTCCTGAGTATGTGGCGATTAAATCGAGTGCTTCGATTGTTGAGGCGCTTGCATTAGTGAAACAAGTTGCTGAAGAGTCAGAACAAATTTCTTATATTTATGTTGTTGAGCAGGATAAATTGATTGGAGTTATATCACTGCGTAGTTTGATTGTCCATCCGGATCACGAAAAAGTTAAAGATGTCATGACCCAATCTTTGGTGACGGTATTACCTAATGATGACCAAGAGATGGTGGCACGACTAATGGCGGATTATGATTTAGTAGCTATGCCAGTTGTAAATGAACAAAACAAAATGTTGGGTATCATCATGATTGATGATATTTTGGATGTTATTGAAGCTGAGAATGCGGAAGATTATGAACGTTTTGCTGGAGTGCACAATCTGGATTTGGAAGAATCACCATTCCAATCAATTATGAAACGTTTACCTTGGTTGATTATTTTAGTGTTCTTGGGCTTAGGGACTGCTTCTATTATTAATCATTATGACCAATTAGTTCAAAAAATGTCAGTTCTTGCTGTGTTTATTAGTTTGATTACGGGAACGGCTGGAAATGCGGGCACGCAAGCATTAGCTGTTTCGATTCGCAGAATTACTTTGAAAGAGAAAAAAGGAATTTTTCGGATGTTTTTTACGGAATTATTAATTGGGTTATCAATTGGAATGATTACCGGTGGAACGATTCTATTAGTTGTGTGGGTTTGGAAAGCAAACTTCTTACTAGGTTTGGCGGTTGGTTTAGCAATGGCTGGAGCAATCACCGTTGCAAATTTAGCAGGCGCCTTTGTGCCACTTTTGATGGAGAGCCTGAAAATTGATCCAGCGGTTGCTTCGGGACCATTTATTTCCACCCTTAGTGATTTAACTTCAGTTATTATTTATTTTAATATTGCTAGTTGGATTCTGAATGTTTGGTTTTAG
- a CDS encoding multidrug effflux MFS transporter gives MRDSEKLNKFQIIILGVLSAFAVFSMDFYLPGLPALQKDLGTTASLAQMTITTSLVGLGVGQLFIGPWSDRIGRRLPLLLGTLIFGITSLLMIDIQNIWLMIVLRFFQGLSGSVGIVLSLAIITDRFDGKELTKNIAINQAINGIFPVLAPVLGGVVVMISNWRMTFVIMAIMGGCLWLAVKWGLPETRNVPAISVSKNKMNYRRLFQDKRFMAYLFVQALMMASLFAYIAGSSFVLENIFHLSIAMFGLIYAINGIGITIATSIAGILARKYGEHNILGGFIIYGILGGLLLSVSLRFTGVLELILVAFFIITSSIGGVQGMATALAMRGKQEHAGSASALLGMARYAIGGLMSPLVGVFGTQSYVALAVLICLVQWGAFGLYLLVPTEKM, from the coding sequence ATGCGAGATTCGGAAAAATTAAATAAATTTCAAATTATTATTTTAGGGGTTTTAAGTGCATTTGCCGTTTTTTCAATGGATTTTTATTTACCTGGGTTACCAGCTTTACAAAAGGATCTTGGAACAACAGCTTCGTTAGCGCAAATGACGATTACGACTTCATTAGTTGGTTTAGGGGTTGGGCAATTATTCATCGGCCCTTGGTCTGATCGAATTGGACGACGATTACCATTATTATTAGGAACGTTAATCTTTGGTATTACTTCTTTATTAATGATTGATATTCAAAATATTTGGCTAATGATTGTCTTACGTTTCTTTCAAGGACTATCAGGTTCGGTGGGGATTGTATTATCGTTAGCAATTATCACTGATCGATTTGATGGGAAAGAGTTGACGAAAAATATTGCCATTAATCAAGCTATCAATGGTATATTCCCAGTGTTGGCCCCCGTCCTGGGTGGCGTGGTGGTAATGATCTCAAATTGGCGAATGACATTTGTAATTATGGCGATAATGGGTGGATGCCTTTGGTTAGCGGTTAAGTGGGGCCTTCCTGAGACAAGAAATGTTCCAGCGATTTCTGTTTCAAAAAATAAGATGAATTATCGCAGGTTATTTCAAGATAAAAGATTTATGGCATATTTATTTGTTCAAGCATTAATGATGGCATCATTGTTTGCGTATATTGCAGGATCATCATTTGTTCTAGAAAATATTTTTCATCTTAGTATTGCAATGTTTGGTTTGATTTACGCAATCAATGGAATTGGAATAACCATCGCCACATCAATTGCAGGGATTTTGGCACGAAAATATGGAGAACATAATATATTAGGTGGATTTATTATTTATGGTATTTTAGGTGGTCTATTATTAAGTGTGAGTTTGAGATTTACAGGAGTGCTAGAATTGATTTTAGTGGCCTTTTTCATTATTACATCATCAATTGGAGGTGTCCAAGGAATGGCTACGGCACTAGCAATGCGTGGTAAACAGGAGCATGCTGGTAGTGCTTCGGCTTTATTAGGTATGGCACGATATGCCATTGGTGGATTAATGTCACCGCTGGTGGGGGTCTTTGGTACTCAATCTTATGTTGCTTTAGCCGTTTTGATTTGTCTGGTACAGTGGGGCGCATTCGGTTTATATTTATTAGTACCAACAGAAAAAATGTAA
- the alaS gene encoding alanine--tRNA ligase, protein MKKLSSAEVRSMFLRFFESKGHSIEPSQPLIPKDDPTLLWINSGVATLKKYFDGSVIPDNHRITNAQKSIRTNDIENVGHTARHHTLFEMMGNFSIGDYFKPEVIPWAWELLTSPEWFGLDADKLFVTVYPNDTEAKKIWLEKVGISPDHLYEEPDNFWDIGEGPSGPDTEIFYDRGSDFDNADEAENYPGGENERYLEIWNIVFSQYNHLPGLTNNADYPELPHKNIDTGMGLERVVSIFQHAETNFETDLFLPLIEKTESLSNQYHYGEDAEKDVSFKVIADHARAVTFAIGDGALPSNEGRGYIIRRLLRRAVLHGRKLGISTNFLSQLVPVVGTIMKDYYPEVLGNAEYIASIVDAEEVRFGKTLADGLSLLDKVIESAKAKDGVIDGAVAFKMYDTYGFPFELTDESALDAGLTIDRDGFDIAMQEQKDRARAARSNQTSMGVQNELLTDLKTTSKYVGWSREQVEEAVLENLIAADHLIEAIEHGSIQAIFDETPFYAEMGGQVADRGTVTNLAGEVVATVSDVQTAPNGQHIHTLEVTGPLQVGAKYQLSVDHAYHVAVSKNHTATHMLDQALRNILGEHATQAGSLVTADELRYDFTYNGAVSNEKLQEIETLINQKILENLPISWVETDIESAKKLGAVAVFTEKYGDLVRVVSIGDFNAEFDGGTHANSTAELGMFKIISESGTGAGIRRIVAVTGQGVMNYVKEHDTILQQVANQVKAPTVNEVNDKVLALQNSLKEAQRQVTSLEKRLANQAAENAFSAVETAGNWTFIATEMAVESMDVLRETADNWKQTIPSDILILAANLGDKVNLLVAVAPDAIKQGLKAGDLIKAIAPMIGGGGGGRPDMAQAGGKNPAGINDAFVAAKNWLTNK, encoded by the coding sequence ATGAAAAAACTATCATCAGCAGAAGTACGTTCAATGTTTTTACGCTTTTTTGAAAGTAAAGGACATAGCATTGAACCATCACAACCCTTAATTCCAAAAGATGATCCGACTCTTTTGTGGATTAATTCAGGTGTGGCAACTTTGAAGAAATATTTTGATGGATCAGTAATTCCTGATAATCATCGAATTACCAATGCGCAAAAATCAATTCGAACGAATGATATTGAAAATGTTGGGCATACGGCTCGACACCATACTCTGTTTGAAATGATGGGTAATTTTTCAATTGGTGATTACTTTAAGCCTGAAGTGATTCCTTGGGCTTGGGAATTATTGACCAGTCCAGAATGGTTTGGCTTGGATGCGGATAAATTATTTGTAACCGTATATCCGAATGATACGGAGGCCAAGAAAATTTGGTTAGAAAAAGTAGGGATTTCACCAGATCATCTTTATGAAGAGCCCGATAATTTTTGGGATATTGGTGAAGGACCCTCTGGACCCGATACAGAAATCTTTTATGATCGTGGGTCGGACTTTGATAATGCGGATGAAGCTGAAAATTATCCCGGTGGTGAAAATGAACGTTATTTGGAAATTTGGAATATTGTGTTTTCGCAATACAATCACTTACCCGGGTTAACTAATAACGCTGATTATCCTGAATTACCACATAAAAATATTGATACGGGGATGGGACTGGAACGCGTTGTTTCAATTTTCCAACATGCTGAAACTAATTTTGAGACCGATTTATTTTTACCATTGATTGAAAAAACTGAAAGTTTGTCTAATCAATATCATTACGGAGAAGACGCTGAGAAAGATGTTTCATTTAAAGTCATCGCGGACCATGCCCGTGCAGTGACATTTGCGATTGGTGATGGAGCATTGCCTTCGAATGAAGGTCGAGGTTATATTATTCGACGTTTGCTACGACGTGCTGTTTTGCATGGACGTAAGTTAGGGATTAGTACTAATTTCCTTAGCCAGCTAGTTCCAGTAGTTGGTACTATCATGAAAGATTATTATCCAGAAGTTTTGGGAAATGCAGAATATATTGCTTCAATTGTTGATGCTGAAGAAGTTCGATTTGGAAAGACTTTAGCAGATGGGCTATCATTATTAGATAAAGTAATTGAATCAGCCAAAGCAAAAGATGGAGTGATTGATGGGGCTGTTGCCTTTAAGATGTATGATACTTATGGTTTCCCATTTGAATTAACTGATGAATCAGCATTAGATGCAGGACTAACTATTGATCGAGATGGTTTTGATATAGCTATGCAAGAACAAAAAGATCGGGCCCGTGCTGCACGTAGTAATCAAACTTCAATGGGTGTGCAAAATGAACTATTGACCGATTTAAAAACGACTTCTAAGTATGTTGGATGGTCACGTGAACAGGTTGAAGAAGCAGTTTTGGAAAATTTGATTGCGGCGGATCACTTAATTGAGGCCATTGAACATGGTTCAATTCAAGCTATTTTCGATGAAACACCATTCTATGCTGAAATGGGAGGACAGGTCGCTGACCGTGGAACTGTCACTAATCTGGCGGGTGAAGTTGTAGCAACAGTTTCAGATGTCCAAACGGCACCAAATGGGCAACATATTCATACCTTAGAAGTAACAGGGCCACTACAGGTGGGGGCCAAATATCAATTATCAGTTGACCATGCCTATCACGTGGCGGTTTCTAAAAATCACACAGCAACACATATGCTAGATCAAGCGTTAAGAAATATTTTAGGTGAGCATGCCACACAAGCTGGATCATTAGTAACGGCAGACGAACTGCGCTATGATTTCACCTATAATGGGGCGGTTTCAAATGAAAAGTTACAGGAAATTGAAACACTAATTAATCAAAAAATATTGGAGAATTTACCGATTTCTTGGGTGGAGACTGATATTGAATCTGCTAAAAAGCTAGGGGCGGTTGCCGTCTTTACTGAAAAGTATGGAGATTTGGTGCGGGTTGTTTCAATTGGCGATTTCAATGCTGAATTTGATGGTGGAACGCATGCTAATTCGACGGCTGAATTGGGAATGTTCAAGATTATTAGCGAATCTGGAACTGGAGCAGGAATTCGTCGAATTGTGGCGGTCACTGGTCAAGGGGTGATGAATTACGTAAAGGAACATGATACAATTTTGCAACAAGTTGCAAATCAAGTGAAAGCACCAACTGTTAATGAGGTTAATGACAAGGTCTTGGCCTTGCAAAATAGCTTAAAGGAAGCACAAAGACAAGTTACTTCGTTAGAAAAACGATTAGCTAATCAAGCTGCTGAGAATGCCTTTAGTGCCGTTGAAACTGCTGGAAATTGGACCTTTATTGCAACGGAAATGGCGGTTGAATCAATGGACGTCCTACGTGAGACAGCGGATAATTGGAAGCAGACGATACCTTCGGATATTTTGATTTTAGCTGCTAATTTAGGGGATAAGGTCAATTTATTGGTTGCAGTGGCTCCAGATGCCATTAAACAAGGACTAAAAGCTGGTGATTTAATTAAGGCGATTGCCCCAATGATTGGTGGCGGTGGCGGTGGACGTCCTGATATGGCTCAAGCTGGAGGGAAGAACCCAGCTGGAATTAACGATGCATTTGTAGCAGCTAAAAATTGGCTGACAAATAAATAA
- a CDS encoding IreB family regulatory phosphoprotein — MVSNDKTTVFEFNDSNKLDIQQTLEIVYSALEEKGYNPINQIVGYITSGDPAYIPRNHDARNLIRRYERDEIIEILVKEYLNK; from the coding sequence ATGGTGTCAAATGATAAAACAACAGTATTTGAATTTAATGATTCCAATAAATTAGATATTCAACAGACGTTGGAAATTGTATATTCAGCATTAGAAGAGAAGGGGTATAACCCGATTAATCAAATTGTGGGATATATTACCTCAGGTGATCCAGCGTATATTCCTCGTAATCATGATGCCCGTAATTTGATCCGGCGATATGAACGGGATGAAATTATTGAAATTTTGGTGAAGGAATATTTAAATAAATGA
- the ruvX gene encoding Holliday junction resolvase RuvX has protein sequence MSIFGLDVGSRTVGIAVSDPMGWTAQGVEIIRINEDEGEFGIERMKELVAKYQPTGFLLGLPKNMNNSIGPRAEAAQAYGDLLKETFNLPIDFQDERLTTVEAERMLIEEADTSRVKRKQVIDKLAASLILQNYLDRKGPLVNASGTKMTFD, from the coding sequence ATGAGCATATTTGGATTAGATGTTGGTTCTAGAACCGTGGGTATTGCGGTTTCAGACCCTATGGGGTGGACGGCTCAAGGAGTTGAAATTATCAGAATTAATGAAGATGAAGGGGAATTTGGTATTGAGCGAATGAAGGAATTGGTCGCTAAATATCAACCAACGGGCTTCTTATTAGGACTGCCTAAAAATATGAATAATAGTATTGGACCACGTGCCGAGGCGGCTCAAGCGTATGGCGATTTATTGAAAGAAACATTTAATTTGCCCATTGATTTTCAAGATGAACGTTTAACTACCGTTGAGGCGGAACGAATGCTTATTGAAGAGGCAGATACTTCACGAGTTAAACGAAAGCAAGTCATTGATAAACTTGCTGCATCTTTAATTTTGCAAAATTACCTTGATCGAAAAGGTCCTCTTGTTAATGCAAGTGGTACTAAAATGACTTTTGATTAA
- a CDS encoding DUF1292 domain-containing protein: MNEEQDVITLIDENGNEELFDILFAFDETEKYNKRYIYVIAAGTEDEDEVDIQAFSSDIADTEVTAEGTLDQIEDEEEWAMVEDRLNQWLEENEEEE, from the coding sequence ATGAATGAAGAACAAGATGTAATCACTTTAATTGATGAAAATGGAAATGAAGAATTATTTGATATTCTTTTTGCGTTTGATGAGACGGAAAAGTATAATAAGCGTTATATTTATGTTATCGCAGCTGGGACTGAGGATGAAGACGAAGTTGATATTCAAGCTTTCAGTTCAGATATTGCGGATACAGAAGTAACCGCAGAAGGTACGTTGGATCAAATTGAAGACGAAGAAGAGTGGGCGATGGTTGAAGACCGTTTGAATCAATGGCTTGAAGAGAACGAGGAAGAGGAATAA
- a CDS encoding DUF1292 domain-containing protein, with protein MVDDNQVFLFEDASGEFEFHELFRFKEETNFHKTYIVLYYGDLSDSDGEAEIQAYIYAPDASQTSNEDALLLIESEEEWEMVTEMINTFFEDPQINN; from the coding sequence ATGGTCGATGACAACCAAGTATTCCTTTTTGAGGATGCTTCAGGTGAATTTGAATTTCATGAGTTGTTTCGTTTTAAAGAAGAAACTAATTTTCATAAAACCTATATCGTTTTATATTACGGAGATTTAAGTGATTCGGATGGTGAGGCAGAAATTCAAGCTTATATTTATGCGCCTGATGCAAGTCAAACATCAAATGAAGATGCTTTGTTACTCATCGAATCTGAGGAAGAGTGGGAAATGGTCACTGAGATGATTAATACCTTCTTTGAAGATCCTCAAATAAATAATTAA
- a CDS encoding PadR family transcriptional regulator, translating to MNIKVPTVLLDGTVLALLDEHDLYGYAITKQVQKYLNVSESTMYPVLRRLQKDKLLTTYDEPFEGRNRRYYQITEAGKINLKEIKLTWQNFSGAVDTLLLSKENGGETDA from the coding sequence ATGAATATTAAAGTACCCACAGTGCTCCTAGACGGAACAGTGCTAGCGCTTTTGGATGAACATGATTTATATGGCTATGCCATTACAAAGCAAGTTCAAAAATATTTGAATGTTAGTGAGTCAACAATGTACCCCGTGTTGCGCCGTCTTCAAAAAGATAAACTATTAACAACTTATGATGAACCATTTGAAGGCCGTAACCGACGCTACTATCAAATAACTGAGGCCGGTAAGATAAATCTTAAAGAAATTAAATTAACTTGGCAAAATTTCAGTGGAGCGGTAGATACATTACTATTATCGAAAGAAAACGGAGGTGAAACCGATGCATAG
- a CDS encoding DUF1700 domain-containing protein has translation MHSEIEEYLVTFDRYLAPMPDGERNDTYQYYEELFLDSGMKIDEIYQEFGSPKNLARQINANYAMGWIEADEETENTSRNPRIRRNQENSQKNPWNAAWLILLGVLASPILIPVALALIVFFVAVIITLVGLVFSLAGLLIGAAIAGGFAIAAGFGIITKGSMMALILIGSGIAILGLVVISIPLVIWVIYGIGWLGFRLIKWIAGMTLKRRPELNRKEE, from the coding sequence ATGCATAGTGAAATTGAAGAATACTTAGTAACATTTGATCGGTATCTAGCACCAATGCCAGATGGCGAACGTAATGATACTTATCAATACTATGAAGAATTATTTTTAGATTCAGGGATGAAAATTGATGAGATTTATCAAGAATTTGGAAGCCCTAAAAATTTAGCTCGTCAAATTAATGCTAATTATGCAATGGGCTGGATTGAAGCTGATGAAGAAACGGAAAATACTAGCCGTAATCCTCGGATCAGACGAAATCAAGAAAACAGTCAGAAGAATCCATGGAATGCCGCGTGGTTAATTTTACTAGGAGTTTTAGCTTCACCTATTTTAATTCCAGTTGCTTTGGCGCTAATTGTATTCTTTGTCGCTGTAATTATTACTTTAGTTGGTTTGGTTTTCTCTTTAGCGGGCCTATTAATTGGAGCAGCAATTGCTGGTGGATTTGCGATTGCGGCCGGTTTTGGAATTATAACTAAAGGATCAATGATGGCGTTGATTTTAATTGGAAGTGGAATTGCAATTTTGGGGTTAGTAGTTATTAGTATTCCACTGGTCATCTGGGTAATATACGGAATTGGATGGCTTGGTTTTCGGCTGATTAAATGGATTGCCGGGATGACGTTAAAGCGTCGACCTGAATTAAACCGGAAGGAAGAGTAA
- a CDS encoding DUF4097 family beta strand repeat-containing protein has protein sequence MHKKLRTTVIIGLIATTIGIIVGLIGWFGNDQKLEDVNYNHGFRIVEYQKRDDYLINDFKKLKLKVNNSDIQIKRGASFKLETNLPSQQKFTVDQKDKTLSISSSRYNSVGIGLNQEISQITLTIPKNYSLSELTIMMSDGTLDVNHLKVDDKVQIQNADAGIILNDVNFNQSSIINSDGGIRLVGGELHQADLRNDDGALRTVGTKFTGENKIWVRNASTILSKLNDDLQTQLETENGDLTIDYPDVVTQKENQGEDEIEKSTVGNDGHNKLTVHNIDGSIRFSKDEVREYYNNY, from the coding sequence ATGCATAAGAAATTAAGAACAACTGTTATCATTGGTTTGATTGCAACTACGATTGGAATTATCGTTGGATTGATCGGCTGGTTTGGAAATGATCAGAAATTAGAAGATGTGAATTATAATCATGGGTTTAGAATTGTTGAGTACCAAAAGCGTGATGATTATCTAATTAATGATTTTAAAAAATTGAAATTAAAGGTTAATAATTCCGATATTCAAATAAAACGTGGGGCTTCCTTTAAATTAGAAACTAATTTACCAAGTCAGCAAAAATTTACAGTTGATCAGAAAGATAAAACTCTTTCTATTAGTTCTAGTCGGTATAATTCAGTTGGTATCGGTTTGAATCAAGAAATTTCACAAATTACTTTAACGATTCCAAAAAATTATTCATTAAGTGAGTTAACAATAATGATGAGTGATGGAACACTTGATGTTAATCATTTAAAGGTGGATGATAAAGTTCAAATTCAAAACGCGGACGCTGGAATTATCCTAAATGACGTTAATTTTAATCAAAGTAGTATTATCAATTCTGATGGTGGAATTCGTCTAGTAGGTGGTGAACTTCATCAAGCTGATTTACGTAATGATGACGGCGCATTACGCACCGTTGGAACTAAATTTACTGGCGAAAATAAAATTTGGGTTCGAAATGCATCCACAATTTTATCAAAATTAAATGATGATTTGCAGACACAATTAGAAACAGAAAATGGCGACCTGACAATTGACTATCCTGATGTGGTGACTCAAAAAGAAAACCAGGGAGAGGATGAGATTGAAAAAAGCACTGTAGGTAATGATGGGCATAATAAACTAACGGTTCATAATATTGATGGCTCAATTAGATTTTCCAAGGATGAAGTACGCGAATATTATAATAATTATTAA
- a CDS encoding DEAD/DEAH box helicase, with product MHEKKILKQINQLSSEMTDMDDLGLQIYSDNILKDIKNGINTECLVIRAFALMREVDLRILGLYPNDEQVLGAINLYYGNIAEMKTGEGKTLVATLPLYLKALENKGVFLVTTNEYLAHRDFEKNAKVFEFLGLTVSDGTQGSDDEEFDVDLKKEIYSADIIYTSNSVLGFDYLIDALAESHDDKFMTPLNFAILDEVDAILLDSAQMPLLISGAPKVQSNYFQFSNDFILTLVNDVDYKLDEEGENVWFTEQGLENAKDYFSIPDLLSEKYFSLYQHLVLALRAQLILKKGKDYLVIDDEVKLLDYKNGRIMEGSNLQSGLHQAIEAKEGVELTLESQVISSITYQNLFRKFKTLSGMTGTAKTDENEFIETYNMAVKVIKTHKKNQRIDHRKQQYVSFESKFDASIKKIKELYEVGRPILIITGSVDISELYSNYLLNIGIPHSVLNAKNNAKEAMIIKEAGRQGSVTVATSMAGRGTDIQVDDESLEKGGLAVILTELMPNKRIELQAKGRTGRQGNPGDTYTFESLEDDVIKLNIQESIQNYYERHLDKKAEIKRSNIKRTFTRAQKKSEDKGYSERINSLQYDEVLRLQKEAVDASRNLIIGLEDTDLLLKFVFENASRVVDNYLSQEIDTSLDNLQRFILDNIDYNFKEDSFKARWATSRNPITNDKKRNFILDILKTNLQQKQKMLNDEAAFRQFLKVSILKAIDVSWSEQVDALNQLRFVVSARSSAQKNPTLEYEQEAKKTYQYYHDESVKMMLKNVGLSLLEIKKGELIVTFP from the coding sequence ATGCATGAAAAGAAAATCCTAAAACAAATTAACCAACTTTCTAGTGAAATGACTGATATGGATGATTTGGGGCTACAAATCTATTCAGATAATATCTTAAAAGATATTAAGAATGGAATTAACACGGAGTGTTTAGTAATTCGAGCGTTTGCGCTAATGCGGGAAGTGGATTTAAGAATTCTGGGGTTATATCCAAATGATGAACAAGTTTTAGGTGCGATTAATTTGTACTACGGAAATATTGCGGAAATGAAGACGGGTGAAGGTAAAACGTTGGTTGCTACTTTACCGTTATATCTGAAAGCCTTAGAAAATAAAGGGGTATTTTTGGTCACGACCAATGAATATCTGGCCCACCGTGATTTTGAAAAAAATGCAAAGGTATTTGAGTTTTTAGGATTGACGGTATCTGATGGTACCCAAGGTTCAGATGATGAAGAATTTGATGTCGATTTAAAAAAAGAAATTTATTCGGCAGACATTATATATACATCTAATAGTGTGCTGGGGTTTGACTACCTAATCGATGCATTAGCTGAAAGTCATGATGATAAATTTATGACGCCTCTTAATTTTGCCATTTTAGATGAAGTTGATGCAATTTTATTGGATAGTGCACAAATGCCATTATTGATCTCAGGTGCACCTAAAGTACAGTCTAATTATTTTCAATTTTCAAATGACTTCATATTAACGTTAGTTAATGACGTGGATTATAAGTTAGACGAGGAAGGCGAAAATGTTTGGTTTACTGAGCAGGGGTTGGAAAATGCGAAGGATTATTTTTCAATTCCAGACTTATTGAGCGAAAAATATTTTAGCTTATATCAACATTTAGTTTTGGCCTTGAGAGCGCAGCTTATTTTAAAAAAAGGTAAAGATTATCTGGTGATAGATGATGAAGTTAAGCTGTTGGATTATAAAAACGGTCGAATTATGGAAGGATCTAACTTACAGAGTGGGTTACATCAAGCGATAGAGGCTAAGGAAGGTGTCGAACTGACACTAGAGTCTCAAGTTATTTCATCGATCACATATCAAAATTTATTCAGAAAATTTAAAACCTTATCAGGAATGACGGGTACAGCTAAAACTGACGAAAACGAGTTCATTGAAACTTATAACATGGCCGTTAAAGTAATCAAAACACATAAAAAAAATCAAAGAATTGATCATCGTAAACAACAATATGTTTCATTTGAAAGTAAATTTGATGCATCAATTAAAAAAATCAAAGAATTATATGAGGTAGGTCGGCCGATTTTGATTATTACAGGATCAGTGGATATATCAGAATTATATTCTAATTATCTTTTAAATATTGGGATTCCACATAGTGTTTTGAATGCTAAAAACAATGCCAAAGAAGCCATGATCATTAAAGAAGCTGGGCGACAAGGATCTGTAACAGTTGCTACGTCGATGGCTGGACGGGGAACTGATATTCAAGTTGATGATGAGTCACTTGAAAAAGGCGGCTTAGCAGTCATCTTAACGGAACTCATGCCGAATAAAAGAATTGAGTTGCAAGCCAAAGGTAGGACGGGACGCCAAGGTAACCCGGGGGATACATATACATTTGAGTCGTTAGAAGATGACGTTATAAAGCTAAATATCCAAGAAAGTATCCAGAACTACTATGAACGGCATCTTGATAAAAAGGCTGAAATTAAACGATCTAACATAAAAAGAACATTTACACGTGCACAAAAGAAATCGGAAGATAAGGGCTACAGTGAACGAATTAATAGCCTGCAGTATGACGAAGTCTTACGTCTACAAAAAGAAGCCGTAGATGCTAGCCGAAATTTAATTATAGGGTTAGAGGATACAGATTTATTGCTGAAGTTTGTCTTCGAGAATGCTAGTCGTGTAGTTGATAATTATTTATCTCAAGAAATAGACACTTCTTTAGATAATCTACAAAGATTTATTTTGGACAATATTGATTACAACTTTAAAGAGGATTCATTTAAGGCTAGATGGGCTACCTCTAGAAATCCGATAACAAATGATAAAAAGAGAAATTTCATTTTAGATATCTTAAAAACGAATCTGCAACAAAAACAGAAAATGTTGAATGATGAAGCAGCTTTTAGACAATTTTTGAAAGTGTCAATACTTAAGGCGATTGACGTTAGTTGGAGTGAACAAGTTGATGCTTTAAATCAATTGAGGTTTGTGGTGAGTGCAAGATCATCGGCACAAAAAAATCCAACTTTAGAATATGAACAAGAAGCTAAGAAAACTTATCAATATTATCATGACGAATCTGTAAAAATGATGTTAAAAAATGTGGGATTAAGCCTACTAGAAATCAAGAAGGGGGAGTTAATAGTGACTTTTCCGTAG